In Perca flavescens isolate YP-PL-M2 chromosome 7, PFLA_1.0, whole genome shotgun sequence, the following proteins share a genomic window:
- the mapk13 gene encoding mitogen-activated protein kinase 13, with the protein MEARAHFSREEINSTVWEVPEKYTRLKQIGTGAYGSVCSAINEKTKEKVAIKKLHRPFQSEIFAKRAYRELRLLKHMKHENVIGLLDVFSPASSLDEMQDFYLVMPYMFTDLSKVRGHLTEDKVQFLVYQMLCGLRYIHKAGIIHRDLKPGNLAVNQDCELKILDFGLARSTDAEMTGYVVTRWYRAPEVILNWMHYTQTVDIWSVGCIMAEMINGKTLFKGRDYMDQLTQIMKVTGVPGAEFIQKLDSPEAKTYVKALPRYPRKDFSTLFPRASAMGIDLLEKMLVLDGDERPTAELALEHPYFDSLRDPDDLPKPAPYDDSHDNATLSLDEWKRLCFREVNSFVPFPRRDSKRKNTLTISP; encoded by the exons ATGGAGGCTCGGGCACATTTCTCCCGTGAGGAAATTAACAGCACGGTGTGGGAAGTCCCGGAGAAATACACACGGCTCAAACAGATAGGGACCGGGGCGTATGGCTCTGTATG CTCAGCAATAAATGAGAAGACTAAAGAGAAAGTGGCCATCAAGAAGCTCCACAGGCCCTTCCAGTCAGAGATCTTTGCTAAGAGGGCCTACCGAGAGCTCCGACTGCTCAAACACATGAAGCATGAAAAT GTGATAGGACTTCTTGATGTGTTTTCACCTGCCTCAAGCCTTGACGAAATGCAGGACTT cTACCTGGTGATGCCTTACATGTTTACTGACCTGTCGAAGGTGCGAGGTCATCTCACAGAAGACAAAGTCCAGTTTCTCGTCTACCAGATGCTCTGTGGACTCAGG TACATTCACAAGGCTGGAATCATCCATAGG GATCTTAAGCCTGGAAACTTGGCTGTAAACCAAGACTGTGAACTGAAG ATCCTGGACTTTGGTTTGGCTCGCAGTACTGATGCTGAGATGACAGGCTACGTGGTGACACGTTGGTACCGGGCACCTGAGGTCATTCTGAACTGGATGCACTACACCCAGACTG tggACATCTGGTCTGTGGGTTGTATCATGGCAGAAATGATCAATGGAAAAACCCTTTTCAAAGGGAGAGACT ACATGGACCAGCTGACTCAGATCATGAAAGTGACTGGAGTACCTGGAGCAGAGTTCATACAGAAGCTGGACAGTCCAGAG GCCAAAACTTATGTTAAGGCCCTTCCTCGCTATCCCAGAAAAGACTTCTCAACATTGTTCCCCAGAGCCAGTGCAATGG GTATCGACCTCCTGGAGAAGATGCTGGTTCTGGACGGAGACGAGAGACCCACAGCCGAACTAGCTCTGGAGCACCCATATTTTGACAGCCTCAGGGACCCAGATGACTTACCTAAACCTGCGCCATATGATGACAGCCATGACAACGCCACATTGTCCCTGGATGAGTGGAAGC GGTTATGCTTCagagaggtgaacagctttgtGCCGTTTCCACGGCGGGACTCCAAGAGAAAAAACACGCTGACTATATCTCCGTGA
- the brpf3b gene encoding bromodomain and PHD finger-containing protein 3 isoform X2: protein MRKPRRKGQVAAGGGADVKKSNGAVGGRGGARQRSPSPYSLKASPSRETLSYSQAQKVVEVELDGRLHRISILEPLEVITEDEMMAQDISECNSNKENSEQSSSPTSSAQTVRKTVSLRGRRKDSKCPPVKSPRPSKNHCPNSHLQTPEKLNTSHHQHMTLPEPKFHVLETFTPVEAPPLPTAYYRYIERLAEEQEAEAEYDLDEEDTAWLEMVNAGRASEGISAVTPDTFELLVDRLEEEAYREARSRTPSQGAIDDDAFCCVCLDDECLNSNVILFCDSCNLAVHQECYGVPYIPEGQWLCRCCLQSAQKPVDCVLCPNRGGAFKQTSDGRWAHVVCAIWIPEVCFANTVFLEPVEGVNNIPPARWKLTCYLCKQKGRGASIQCHKANCYTAFHVTCAQRAGLFMKIDPVRETNVNGTTFSVKKTAFCEAHSPPGQEAVSDEESEGRVVGSRGRASRGRSAYTEGPKTPKKGRKSEDDAKMDKKKGKKSTESTAQHTASPQVTVPQIPTSRLNIICKGIIFQRKNQFMQRLHNYWILKRQSRNGVPLVRHLHSNFQFQRNTEELRPEVDEKVSAAREALRYWQKLRHDLEKARLLVELIRKREKLKREQVKVHQEALEMQLTPMLMLLRSTLDQLQEKDTAQIFAQPVNIKEVPDYLEFISHPMDFSTMRSKLENHAYCSVTDLEMDFNLMVSNCLLYNSKDTVFHRVALRLRDLGGAILRHAQRQATNTGLDLNTGMHLSDSLQKRDFYSCTWEDVDSILDPDNRLHMTVEEQLKELLEKLDFVTSMRCSGARTRRIRLLRREINNIRYRQGQHPRHSLHNGHLKEDDEDEDDEENDDKDAKPDTSLLSLDKEDLKSTSPPTLEPTGPAPPPRLGGAPLEPPTLRPITGEPQSASWPCKRLKMDGDLSDSTTENMNCTKAQERLAPPILHSEGQAVANGLPELSTPPRPTTGGVGRRTSVLFKKAKNGTKLFRERDNPLLNGKGQQDNNASNALTAPNSTASTPSTTPLSTPSKTPQKSPGPPILNEQWTPSRDMCSDSELEKTPNHTLESGLTNGFNKHKDGGSDSEYSPCPVLHKEISSPPKRSLGKPALSKVPFLEIVNGDSDYTGISSQMSEDGTELEPLDLVWAKCRGYPSYPALIIDPEMPEEGLLHNGVPIPVPPKEVLCLGEQRQEETNERLYLVLFFDNKRTWQWLPRDKLTPLGVEDTADKLRIMEGRKSSIRKSVQVAYDRAMMHQSRVSHSHGFVASNYL, encoded by the exons ATGAGGAAGCCACGTCGAAAAGGCCAGGTGGCCGCAGGAGGTGGAGCTGATGTCAAGAAGTCCAATGGGGCAGTTGGCGGGCGTGGGGGTGCCCGCCAGCGATCACCATCCCCTTACAGCCTCAAAGCATCTCCGAGCAGAGAAACCCTGTCTTACTCCCAGGCCCAGAAGGTGGTAGAGGTGGAACTGGACGGTAGGCTTCACCGCATTTCTATTCTGGAGCCCTTGGAGGTCATTACTGAAGATGAGATGATGGCTCAGGACATTAGTGAGTGTAACAGTAACAAGGAGAACAGTGAGCAGTCATCATCTCCCACCAGCAGTGCCCAAACAGTCCGCAAAACTGTCTCACTCAGAGGCCGCAGGAAAGACTCCAAATGTCCTCCTGTCAAGTCGCCACGACCTTCCAAGAACCACTGCCCCAATTCTCATCTACAAACACCTGAAAAGTTGAACACATCACACCATCAGCACATGACCCTCCCTGAACCTAAGTTTCATGTGCTAGAAACCTTTACGCCGGTCGAGGCACCTCCTCTGCCTACAGCATATTACCGTTACATTGAACGCTTAGCCGAGGAGCAAGAAGCTGAGGCAGAATATGACTTGGACGAAGAGGACACTGCTTGGCTGGAGATGGTCAATGCTGGCCGGGCGTCAGAGGGTATTTCAGCTGTCACACCAGACACCTTTGAGCTGCTGGTTGACCGGCTGGAGGAAGAGGCGTACCGGGAAGCCCGCAGCCGGACGCCCTCTCAAGGTGCTATTGACGACGATGCCTTCTGCTGCGTGTGCCTGGATGATGAGTGCCTTAACAGCAATGTCATCCTCTTCTGTGACTCCTGCAACCTGGCTGTTCACCAGGAGTGTTACGGTGTGCCCTACATCCCCGAGGGCCAGTGGCTGTGCCGCTGCTGCCTCCAGTCCGCTCAGAAACCTGTTGACTGTGTTCTATGTCCGAACCGTGGCGGAGCCTTCAAGCAAACGAGTGACGGCCGCTGGGCGCATGTGGTGTGTGCCATCTGGATCCCTGAAGTCTGCTTTGCCAACACAGTATTTCTGGAACCTGTGGAAGGTGTCAATAACATCCCCCCAGCTCGCTGGAAACTGACCTGCTACCTGTGCAAGCAGAAGGGCCGTGGTGCATCAATTCAGTGCCACAAGGCCAACTGTTACACTGCGTTTCACGTCACATGTGCTCAGCGTGCCGGCTTGTTTATGAAGATTGATCCTGTGCGAGAGACAAATGTTAACGGGACCACGTTCTCTGTTAAGAAGACGGCATTCTGTGAGGCCCATTCGCCACCAGGACAGGAGGCTGTCTCCGATGAGGAGAGTGAAGGAAGAGTGGTAGGCAGCAGAGGTAGGGCTAGTAGAGGAAGGAGTGCATACACAGAGGGCCCTAAAACACCGAAAAAAGGCAGGAAGTCTGAAGATGATGCCAAGATGgataaaaagaaaggaaagaagagcACAGAGTCAACAGCACAACACACTGCTTCACCACAAGTGACCGTGCCACAGATACCCACAAGCag gcTGAATATCATCTGTAAAGGAATCATCTTTCAGAGGAAAAACCAATTCATGCAGAGGCTGCATAACTACTGGATACTGAAGCGTCAGTCGAGGAATGGTGTGCCGCTGGTCCGGCATCTGCACTCTAACTTCCAATTCCAAAGGAATACTGAAGAGCTCAGG CCTGAGGTGGATGAGAAGGTTTCTGCTGCAAGAGAAGCACTGAGATATTGGCAAAAGCTGCGGCATGATCTTGAAAAAGCCAGGCTGTTGGTGGAGCTCATCCGCAAGAGGGAGAAACTTAAACGAGAACAG GTCAAAGTTCACCAGGAAGCTCTGGAGATGCAGTTGACCCCTATGTTGATGCTGCTCCGCTCCACTCTGGACCAACTACAGGAGAAGGACACAGCCCAGATCTTTGCACAGCCAGTCAATATCAAGGAG GTCCCAGACTACTTGGAGTTCATCAGCCATCCCATGGACTTCTCCACTATGCGCTCTAAGCTGGAGAATCATGCCTACTGCTCAGTGACCGACCTAGAGATGGACTTCAACCTAATGGTGTCCAACTGCCTCCTCTACAACAGCAAGGACACAGTCTTCCACCGAGTAGCACTGCGTCTTAGAGACTTAGGAGGAGCCATACTGCGCCATGCCCAACGCCAAGCCACCAACACTGGCCTGGACCTGAACACTGGCATGCACCTCTCAGATTCACTGCAGAAACGAGACTTTTACAGCTGCACCTGGGAGGATG TTGACAGCATTCTGGATCCAGACAACCGGCTTCATATGACAGTGGAGGAACAGCTGAAGGAGCTGTTAGAAAAGCTGGACTTTGTCACCTCAATGAGATGCAGTGGCGCCCGAACTCGACGCATCCGCCTACTTCGTCGCGAGATCAACAACATCCGCTACAGGCAGGGCCAACACCCCCGCCACAGCCTTCACAATGGACATTTGAAGGAAGACGATGAGGACGAAGATGACGAGGAAAATGATGACAAAGACGCCAAGCCAGATACCAGCCTTTTGTCTTTGGACAAAG aagacctcaaATCCACTTCGCCCCCGACACTGGAACCTACAGGGCCGGCTCCTCCTCCACGACTTGGGGGCGCACCTCTGGAGCCTCCCACCCTGCGACCAATCACAGGGGAGCCTCAGTCCGCCAGCTGGCCCTGCAAACGCCTAAAGATGGACGGTGACCTCTCAGACAGCACCACAGAGAATATGAATTGCACTAAAGCACAGGAGCGGCTTGCGCCTCCCATTTTGCACAGTGAAGGACAGGCGGTGGCCAACGGCTTACCAGAGCTCAGCACCCCCCCACGGCCCACCACTGGGGGAGTTGGACGACGAACCTCTGTATTgttcaaaaaggcaaaaaatggAACCAAgttgttcagagagagagacaatccTTTGCTGAATGGAAAAGGGCAGCAGGACAACAATGCAAGCAATGCCCTAACAGCACCCAACTCCACAGCCAGTACCCCATCCACCACACCTTTGTCCACTCCATCCAAGACCCCACAGAAAAGCCCCGGACCCCCCATCCTCAATGAACAATGGACCCCCAGTCGAGACATGTGCTCAGATAGTGAGCTGGAGAAGACACCAAACCATACACTGGAAAGTG GGCTGACCAATGGCTTCAACAAGCACAAAGACGGCGGATCAGACTCTGAGTACAGCCCTTGTCCAGTCCTGCACAAAGAAAT CAGCTCACCACCTAAGCGAAGCCTCGGGAAACCAGCTCTTTCCAAAGTTCCTTTTCTGGAGATAGTCAACGGAGACTCAGATTACACTg GCATCAGCAGCCAAATGTCTGAGGATGGGACGGAGCTGGAGCCTCTAGATCTGGTGTGGGCCAAGTGTCGGGGATATCCCTCCTATCCTGCGCTG ATCATCGACCCAGAGATGCCTGAGGAGGGCCTGCTCCACAACGGGGTGCCCATCCCTGTCCCACCCAAAGAGGTCCTCTGTCTGGGGGAGCAGAGGCAGGAGGAGACCAACGAGAGGCTCTACCTTGTGCTCTTCTTTGACAACAAGCGAACATG GCAGTGGCTCCCACGTGATAAGCTGACACCGTTGGGTGTAGAAGACACAGCGGACAAGCTGCGCATAATGGAGGGCCGCAAGTCCAGCATCCGCAAGTCCGTCCAGGTGGCGTACGACCGCGCCATGATGCACCAGAGCCGAGTCAGCCACAGCCATGGCTTTGTGGCCTCCAACTACCTGTAG
- the brpf3b gene encoding bromodomain and PHD finger-containing protein 3 isoform X1: MQQNEVKCDWWPMRKPRRKGQVAAGGGADVKKSNGAVGGRGGARQRSPSPYSLKASPSRETLSYSQAQKVVEVELDGRLHRISILEPLEVITEDEMMAQDISECNSNKENSEQSSSPTSSAQTVRKTVSLRGRRKDSKCPPVKSPRPSKNHCPNSHLQTPEKLNTSHHQHMTLPEPKFHVLETFTPVEAPPLPTAYYRYIERLAEEQEAEAEYDLDEEDTAWLEMVNAGRASEGISAVTPDTFELLVDRLEEEAYREARSRTPSQGAIDDDAFCCVCLDDECLNSNVILFCDSCNLAVHQECYGVPYIPEGQWLCRCCLQSAQKPVDCVLCPNRGGAFKQTSDGRWAHVVCAIWIPEVCFANTVFLEPVEGVNNIPPARWKLTCYLCKQKGRGASIQCHKANCYTAFHVTCAQRAGLFMKIDPVRETNVNGTTFSVKKTAFCEAHSPPGQEAVSDEESEGRVVGSRGRASRGRSAYTEGPKTPKKGRKSEDDAKMDKKKGKKSTESTAQHTASPQVTVPQIPTSRLNIICKGIIFQRKNQFMQRLHNYWILKRQSRNGVPLVRHLHSNFQFQRNTEELRPEVDEKVSAAREALRYWQKLRHDLEKARLLVELIRKREKLKREQVKVHQEALEMQLTPMLMLLRSTLDQLQEKDTAQIFAQPVNIKEVPDYLEFISHPMDFSTMRSKLENHAYCSVTDLEMDFNLMVSNCLLYNSKDTVFHRVALRLRDLGGAILRHAQRQATNTGLDLNTGMHLSDSLQKRDFYSCTWEDVDSILDPDNRLHMTVEEQLKELLEKLDFVTSMRCSGARTRRIRLLRREINNIRYRQGQHPRHSLHNGHLKEDDEDEDDEENDDKDAKPDTSLLSLDKEDLKSTSPPTLEPTGPAPPPRLGGAPLEPPTLRPITGEPQSASWPCKRLKMDGDLSDSTTENMNCTKAQERLAPPILHSEGQAVANGLPELSTPPRPTTGGVGRRTSVLFKKAKNGTKLFRERDNPLLNGKGQQDNNASNALTAPNSTASTPSTTPLSTPSKTPQKSPGPPILNEQWTPSRDMCSDSELEKTPNHTLESGLTNGFNKHKDGGSDSEYSPCPVLHKEISSPPKRSLGKPALSKVPFLEIVNGDSDYTGISSQMSEDGTELEPLDLVWAKCRGYPSYPALIIDPEMPEEGLLHNGVPIPVPPKEVLCLGEQRQEETNERLYLVLFFDNKRTWQWLPRDKLTPLGVEDTADKLRIMEGRKSSIRKSVQVAYDRAMMHQSRVSHSHGFVASNYL, encoded by the exons ATGCAACAAAAT GAGGTAAAGTGTGATTGGTGGCCTATGAGGAAGCCACGTCGAAAAGGCCAGGTGGCCGCAGGAGGTGGAGCTGATGTCAAGAAGTCCAATGGGGCAGTTGGCGGGCGTGGGGGTGCCCGCCAGCGATCACCATCCCCTTACAGCCTCAAAGCATCTCCGAGCAGAGAAACCCTGTCTTACTCCCAGGCCCAGAAGGTGGTAGAGGTGGAACTGGACGGTAGGCTTCACCGCATTTCTATTCTGGAGCCCTTGGAGGTCATTACTGAAGATGAGATGATGGCTCAGGACATTAGTGAGTGTAACAGTAACAAGGAGAACAGTGAGCAGTCATCATCTCCCACCAGCAGTGCCCAAACAGTCCGCAAAACTGTCTCACTCAGAGGCCGCAGGAAAGACTCCAAATGTCCTCCTGTCAAGTCGCCACGACCTTCCAAGAACCACTGCCCCAATTCTCATCTACAAACACCTGAAAAGTTGAACACATCACACCATCAGCACATGACCCTCCCTGAACCTAAGTTTCATGTGCTAGAAACCTTTACGCCGGTCGAGGCACCTCCTCTGCCTACAGCATATTACCGTTACATTGAACGCTTAGCCGAGGAGCAAGAAGCTGAGGCAGAATATGACTTGGACGAAGAGGACACTGCTTGGCTGGAGATGGTCAATGCTGGCCGGGCGTCAGAGGGTATTTCAGCTGTCACACCAGACACCTTTGAGCTGCTGGTTGACCGGCTGGAGGAAGAGGCGTACCGGGAAGCCCGCAGCCGGACGCCCTCTCAAGGTGCTATTGACGACGATGCCTTCTGCTGCGTGTGCCTGGATGATGAGTGCCTTAACAGCAATGTCATCCTCTTCTGTGACTCCTGCAACCTGGCTGTTCACCAGGAGTGTTACGGTGTGCCCTACATCCCCGAGGGCCAGTGGCTGTGCCGCTGCTGCCTCCAGTCCGCTCAGAAACCTGTTGACTGTGTTCTATGTCCGAACCGTGGCGGAGCCTTCAAGCAAACGAGTGACGGCCGCTGGGCGCATGTGGTGTGTGCCATCTGGATCCCTGAAGTCTGCTTTGCCAACACAGTATTTCTGGAACCTGTGGAAGGTGTCAATAACATCCCCCCAGCTCGCTGGAAACTGACCTGCTACCTGTGCAAGCAGAAGGGCCGTGGTGCATCAATTCAGTGCCACAAGGCCAACTGTTACACTGCGTTTCACGTCACATGTGCTCAGCGTGCCGGCTTGTTTATGAAGATTGATCCTGTGCGAGAGACAAATGTTAACGGGACCACGTTCTCTGTTAAGAAGACGGCATTCTGTGAGGCCCATTCGCCACCAGGACAGGAGGCTGTCTCCGATGAGGAGAGTGAAGGAAGAGTGGTAGGCAGCAGAGGTAGGGCTAGTAGAGGAAGGAGTGCATACACAGAGGGCCCTAAAACACCGAAAAAAGGCAGGAAGTCTGAAGATGATGCCAAGATGgataaaaagaaaggaaagaagagcACAGAGTCAACAGCACAACACACTGCTTCACCACAAGTGACCGTGCCACAGATACCCACAAGCag gcTGAATATCATCTGTAAAGGAATCATCTTTCAGAGGAAAAACCAATTCATGCAGAGGCTGCATAACTACTGGATACTGAAGCGTCAGTCGAGGAATGGTGTGCCGCTGGTCCGGCATCTGCACTCTAACTTCCAATTCCAAAGGAATACTGAAGAGCTCAGG CCTGAGGTGGATGAGAAGGTTTCTGCTGCAAGAGAAGCACTGAGATATTGGCAAAAGCTGCGGCATGATCTTGAAAAAGCCAGGCTGTTGGTGGAGCTCATCCGCAAGAGGGAGAAACTTAAACGAGAACAG GTCAAAGTTCACCAGGAAGCTCTGGAGATGCAGTTGACCCCTATGTTGATGCTGCTCCGCTCCACTCTGGACCAACTACAGGAGAAGGACACAGCCCAGATCTTTGCACAGCCAGTCAATATCAAGGAG GTCCCAGACTACTTGGAGTTCATCAGCCATCCCATGGACTTCTCCACTATGCGCTCTAAGCTGGAGAATCATGCCTACTGCTCAGTGACCGACCTAGAGATGGACTTCAACCTAATGGTGTCCAACTGCCTCCTCTACAACAGCAAGGACACAGTCTTCCACCGAGTAGCACTGCGTCTTAGAGACTTAGGAGGAGCCATACTGCGCCATGCCCAACGCCAAGCCACCAACACTGGCCTGGACCTGAACACTGGCATGCACCTCTCAGATTCACTGCAGAAACGAGACTTTTACAGCTGCACCTGGGAGGATG TTGACAGCATTCTGGATCCAGACAACCGGCTTCATATGACAGTGGAGGAACAGCTGAAGGAGCTGTTAGAAAAGCTGGACTTTGTCACCTCAATGAGATGCAGTGGCGCCCGAACTCGACGCATCCGCCTACTTCGTCGCGAGATCAACAACATCCGCTACAGGCAGGGCCAACACCCCCGCCACAGCCTTCACAATGGACATTTGAAGGAAGACGATGAGGACGAAGATGACGAGGAAAATGATGACAAAGACGCCAAGCCAGATACCAGCCTTTTGTCTTTGGACAAAG aagacctcaaATCCACTTCGCCCCCGACACTGGAACCTACAGGGCCGGCTCCTCCTCCACGACTTGGGGGCGCACCTCTGGAGCCTCCCACCCTGCGACCAATCACAGGGGAGCCTCAGTCCGCCAGCTGGCCCTGCAAACGCCTAAAGATGGACGGTGACCTCTCAGACAGCACCACAGAGAATATGAATTGCACTAAAGCACAGGAGCGGCTTGCGCCTCCCATTTTGCACAGTGAAGGACAGGCGGTGGCCAACGGCTTACCAGAGCTCAGCACCCCCCCACGGCCCACCACTGGGGGAGTTGGACGACGAACCTCTGTATTgttcaaaaaggcaaaaaatggAACCAAgttgttcagagagagagacaatccTTTGCTGAATGGAAAAGGGCAGCAGGACAACAATGCAAGCAATGCCCTAACAGCACCCAACTCCACAGCCAGTACCCCATCCACCACACCTTTGTCCACTCCATCCAAGACCCCACAGAAAAGCCCCGGACCCCCCATCCTCAATGAACAATGGACCCCCAGTCGAGACATGTGCTCAGATAGTGAGCTGGAGAAGACACCAAACCATACACTGGAAAGTG GGCTGACCAATGGCTTCAACAAGCACAAAGACGGCGGATCAGACTCTGAGTACAGCCCTTGTCCAGTCCTGCACAAAGAAAT CAGCTCACCACCTAAGCGAAGCCTCGGGAAACCAGCTCTTTCCAAAGTTCCTTTTCTGGAGATAGTCAACGGAGACTCAGATTACACTg GCATCAGCAGCCAAATGTCTGAGGATGGGACGGAGCTGGAGCCTCTAGATCTGGTGTGGGCCAAGTGTCGGGGATATCCCTCCTATCCTGCGCTG ATCATCGACCCAGAGATGCCTGAGGAGGGCCTGCTCCACAACGGGGTGCCCATCCCTGTCCCACCCAAAGAGGTCCTCTGTCTGGGGGAGCAGAGGCAGGAGGAGACCAACGAGAGGCTCTACCTTGTGCTCTTCTTTGACAACAAGCGAACATG GCAGTGGCTCCCACGTGATAAGCTGACACCGTTGGGTGTAGAAGACACAGCGGACAAGCTGCGCATAATGGAGGGCCGCAAGTCCAGCATCCGCAAGTCCGTCCAGGTGGCGTACGACCGCGCCATGATGCACCAGAGCCGAGTCAGCCACAGCCATGGCTTTGTGGCCTCCAACTACCTGTAG